Proteins encoded together in one Aerosakkonema funiforme FACHB-1375 window:
- a CDS encoding N-acetylmuramidase domain-containing protein encodes MKLQDIYNQDNSVKFEDMDRELTQQIQVRLSSLSLLPPQSADGLFGPKTRAALDAFTNAFHLPSGVITKETAKLLIQANSLPLESRLLSERDYTKAADLLNCDIAVIKAVVEVESNGNGFLQDGRPKILFEAHKFSEFTNHRYDLSHPQISSLKWKRELYKGGAKEYPRLEQAISLNRLAALKSASWGLFQIMGFNHNLCGFNDVQYFVAAMYASEGKQLEAFVAYVQNQNLAAFLKNREWAKFAYHYNGESYRANDYDGKLARAYDRWSNSVAILH; translated from the coding sequence ATGAAACTCCAAGATATTTACAACCAAGACAATTCTGTTAAATTTGAGGACATGGATCGAGAACTAACCCAACAGATTCAAGTCCGTCTCAGCTCGCTTTCACTGTTACCGCCGCAAAGTGCAGATGGGTTATTTGGCCCTAAAACAAGAGCGGCTCTCGATGCTTTTACTAATGCTTTTCATTTACCCAGCGGCGTCATTACCAAGGAAACGGCTAAACTGCTCATCCAAGCAAACTCTCTTCCCCTGGAATCGCGCCTATTATCCGAGCGCGATTATACCAAAGCTGCTGACTTACTAAATTGTGATATCGCTGTCATCAAAGCGGTGGTAGAAGTAGAAAGCAACGGTAACGGTTTTCTGCAAGATGGACGACCGAAAATTCTGTTTGAAGCTCACAAATTCTCAGAATTTACTAATCATCGGTATGACTTGAGTCATCCTCAGATTTCTAGCTTAAAATGGAAACGAGAACTGTATAAAGGTGGCGCTAAGGAATACCCGCGCCTAGAGCAAGCTATCAGCTTAAATCGCTTAGCAGCGCTGAAATCGGCATCCTGGGGTTTGTTTCAAATTATGGGATTCAATCACAATCTCTGCGGTTTCAACGATGTGCAATATTTCGTGGCGGCGATGTACGCTTCCGAAGGCAAACAATTAGAAGCTTTTGTGGCGTATGTGCAAAATCAAAATCTGGCAGCTTTCTTAAAAAATCGCGAGTGGGCAAAGTTTGCTTACCATTATAATGGAGAAAGTTACCGCGCCAATGATTACGATGGCAAACTTGCTCGTGCTTACGATCGCTGGTCAAATTCAGTAGCAATTTTGCACTAA
- a CDS encoding peptidoglycan-binding domain-containing protein, producing MQLRDIIANTKTISLETLAQDTALAEEVQINLFRFGLLDPPVDGKFGFFSTQALKYLQSILKIQESGLGPQTSKALLEVKEAIPLNLSNDLASRIIKYMRSKAYFVAVGEKRYNIVYLEGASADGKPNRDSFNEWNDRRIVIEIATGTPKIVGNWLATTEPGNWSTQHPPNANGVARIAFGQYQAWQVGTHYGSGRDPHEALVQCGTVKVYRDRNKDGIRTGDAIDIGSNFFINQHWGFDMSKVEGASAGCLVGQSRQEHREFMRLIKQDVRYQLNNKYVLFTTIIPGDDLAKAFPAS from the coding sequence ATGCAACTGCGCGATATTATTGCCAACACAAAGACTATCTCTTTAGAAACTTTAGCCCAAGACACTGCACTTGCCGAAGAAGTCCAAATTAACCTGTTTCGTTTCGGTTTGCTCGATCCACCAGTTGACGGTAAGTTTGGTTTCTTTTCCACACAAGCCCTGAAATACTTGCAATCTATTCTCAAGATTCAAGAGTCAGGATTGGGGCCACAAACTAGCAAAGCGCTGCTGGAAGTTAAGGAAGCAATTCCGCTGAACTTGAGCAACGATTTAGCCAGCCGGATTATCAAGTATATGCGTTCAAAGGCATACTTTGTGGCGGTTGGAGAAAAGCGTTACAACATTGTTTATCTTGAAGGTGCTTCTGCTGATGGCAAACCCAATCGGGATAGTTTCAATGAATGGAACGATCGCCGGATTGTGATTGAAATAGCTACAGGAACTCCCAAAATTGTGGGTAACTGGTTAGCTACAACCGAACCCGGAAATTGGTCTACTCAACATCCCCCAAATGCTAATGGTGTCGCCCGAATTGCTTTCGGACAATACCAAGCTTGGCAAGTAGGAACGCATTACGGTAGCGGTCGCGATCCTCATGAAGCGCTGGTGCAATGTGGAACGGTGAAAGTATATCGCGATCGCAACAAAGATGGTATCCGAACTGGGGATGCGATCGATATCGGTTCTAACTTTTTTATCAACCAGCATTGGGGTTTTGATATGTCTAAAGTTGAAGGAGCTAGCGCTGGTTGCTTAGTCGGTCAATCTCGCCAAGAACATCGGGAATTTATGCGGTTGATTAAGCAAGACGTTCGCTATCAATTAAACAACAAATACGTCTTATTCACAACTATCATCCCAGGTGACGACTTAGCTAAAGCTTTCCCAGCTTCGTAG